The genomic DNA AACGGCACGGAATCCATATAGGCATCGGCCAGAGCCGTAATCACGTTGGTCATACCAGGCCCGGACGTCACCAAACACACACCGGCCTTGCCGGTAGCCTTGGCATAGCCTTCGGCCATATGCCCCGCGCCCTGTTCGTGCCGGGTCAAGACGACTTCGATATCTTTTTGCTGGTGCAGCATGTCGAAAATCTTCAACACCACACCGCCCGGCAAGGCGAAAATTGTTTTCACGCCTTCGGCTTTTAAGCATTCGATCAGGATTTCCGACCCTGTAAGCTTCATATCACCCTCCCCTTCGCACATCGTGACGAAGGACGCGATGCCTTAACTGAGAACACTCGACTGTCTGCGTCACACACGCGACACAGACTGCTACAATCTTTCTGGAAAATCAACGGGTAAGATGGCGGATCGTATCACCAGCTCTCAAGTGAGGTCAAGAGAGCCGATGCACGAATTCTTCGCCGGGGAGACTGGTGCCGGCTCATGCCCCGTGATATAGGGGAGTCAGCCAACCCATTGATCGTGCTGCCTATGAATCCTCTACGCGTCACCATCATGTCCCGCCACGAGTGCCATCTTTGTCGAGTGGTCACACGGGTGGTCGGACAAGTGCAACAAGACCTTCCCTTTGAGCTCATCACAGTCGATATCGACAGTGACGAGCGCCTCCGCAAACAGTACAGCGACCGCGTGCCGGTGCTGTTGATCAATGACCGGGAAACGTTCTCCGGCAAGGTGACCGCCGGAGAGCTGCGTGAAGCGATTAAAAAAGCGCGTTGGAGAAACCCTATAAGCCGGATTCTGTCCCGCGTGAAGCTTGCGCTCACACGGGGGTGATCATTTCTCTGGGACTCGAGTTACCTCGAGCCTCAAGCAACCTACCCGGGAACTTCGGCCGGGCCGGCCTTTCTGCCGAGCTCTCGCGAGCCCACAGGCGTCCCCCTATTTGGTCTTGCTCCGGACGACGCTTACCGTGCCGTTGATGTCGCCATCACCGCGGTGGGCTCTTACCCCACCGTTTCACCCTTACCTGAGCCGGCGCACTCGACCGAAGTCTCCCGCGCCGGCCATCGGCGGTTTGTTCTCTGTGGTGCTGGTGTCGGATCGCTCCGCCTGGACGTTATCCAGCGTCCTTGCCCTTGGAGTCCGGACTTTCCTCCCGTCGAGCAAGCTCGACGAGCGAGCACCCGTGCCCCCCCAACGCGCAACGAAAGTATACGAGCCGCCCGATAGGGATTCAAGCGGCGAGCCCTCCGGCGCTAACGCAACGCTGGAAGCTCGTGGTTGGGCGCCGGTGGCTTCGACTGATAGATCGGCATGGCCTCCGACATCCATTCCTCCAGCTGCTCGATTCTAGTCTCGTGGCTGGGGTGGGTCGACATGAATTCCGACGCCGATTTGCCGCCGGACAGTTCGCCCATTCGCATCCAAAGCTGAATCGATTCCCGTGGATCGTACCCGGCATCCGCTGCGAGTAACACCCCGACATAGTCGGCCTCGGACTCATGTTTCCGGCTGAACGGGAGCAACACCCCGACTTGTGCACCGACACCCAATGCTGCCATCGCTCCTTGCGAAACCACCGGATTGGCGCCACTCACACCGAGCGCAATTCCGATCGCCTGCAAGGTCGTCTGCGCCAAGGTATTCTGACTCATCCGTTCCCCGCCGTGCCGTGCCAACGCGTGCACAACCTCATGGCCCATCACGGCCGCAAGTCCGGCCTCGGTCTTGGCCACCGGAAAAATACCGGTGTAGACGGCGATCTTTCCGCCCGGCAGCGCGAACGCGTTCATCGTCTTGTCGTCCTTGATGACCGTCACTTCCCACTCGAATTGATTCGCCATCTCGCTGTACTTAGAACGCTTGGCTGCTTCGATCACCCGCGCCGCCACCCGTTTCACCGGTTCAATCTCCCGCGGGTCGGTCGACTGTTTCATCTTCGGATCATTCTTCACTTCGGCATAAGCCTGGGCGCCCATCTGCGTTTCCTGAGACATCGGCATCATCATGAGCTGCCAGCGTCCGGTGTAGGGGTTGGTTTGGCAGCCTGTGGTCACCAGCATGGCCACGACAACACCCGCGAGGCACAGCATGTTCGACCGCATCATGGACGTCCGTCTTCTGACCATCTTCTGTTGAGCCTCCATCACACGCCTCCGCAAATTGACCAGTCCGGTGAGCTCTGCTAGATTACCGCGCCGCCCGGCCAGTTGCTACATGGGAGTTTCACCGAGTGCCTGCCGCCACCAGCCTCTCCTCGCTCAATCGCATCGGCATCGATGAGTCCGGCAAGGGGGACTATTTCGGTCCGTTAGTTATCGCCGCTGTGTTCGTCACACCGGCATTGGAGCAGGACTTAGCCCTGATGCAGGTCCGGGACAGCAAGAAAATCTCCGATGGGCGGATCCTCGAACTGGCGCCCGACATCCGCCTGCTCTGCCCCCATAGTCTCGTGGCCATCGGGCCGCAGCGATACAACGAGCTGTATGCCAAGATCAAGAATTTGAATCGCCTCCTGGCTTGGGGACATGCCCGTGCCCTGGAAAATCTGCTCCAGCAAGTCGAGTGCGACCTCGCGATCGCAGACCAGTTCGGGGACGAGCGATTGATCTTGAATGCACTGCAAGTAAAGGGAAAACAGATCCGGCTGGTTCAACGTACGAAAGCGGAATCCGACCTGGCTGTGGCAGCGGCCTCAATCCTGGCTCGGGCGGAGTTTCTTCAGCGCCTCGATCGACTCTCTCAAGAGCTGAACACGACGCTACCCAAGGGCGCATCACCCGCCGTGGAACTGGCCGGGCGAATGGTGGTCAAAAAATACGGACGTGACCGGTTAGGGACCGTCGCCAAGTTGCACTTCAAGACAACGAAGCAGGTCCTGGGAGAAACCTAGAAGGATTCACCGACTTCCAAGTTCTTCGCTTGATCGTGATCCACAGTCCCCTTCGCCTCGGTAGCCGGGTCCCCTTCCCAATACAGCATCCGATAGCAATAGGGGCAGGTATGGACATCTTCCCCGCGTTTGACCTGCGAGACCAGCTGCGGCGGCAATTGAAGACGGCACCCTACGCAAATGCCGTCCTTGATGAGTGCCAGCGCCTGCTCTTTCCTTGTAGTTTTCAGTTTGTTGTATCGGGCCAGGAGTGATTTTTCGACTTGTCCCGACAGGTGCTTTTGCTTGACCTCTAGTTCGGCCAGCTCGGTTGCAAGCAGCCGGTCCTTCTCGTCCAGCTTTGCCTTCTCTTTGATGAAGAGGGCTTCGGATTCCTTCAGCTTTGCCTGCACATCGACGATGGTTCGCTGCGTCTGCTCGATCTGCTCCATCGCCAGCAGAATTTTTTCTTCAATCTCGCCCCTCTTCTTATTGGCAAGTTCCACTTCGAAGAGATGCGCCTGATATTCCTGATTCGTTTTTAACTGGGCGGCGCGGTCCTTCATCTTACCGATACGGTCTTCGTGCGCCTCAAGATCCTTCTCGTGACCCCGGCGATCCTTAACGAGCGATTCGACGGAAGCGGACGCCTCCCGAAACAACCGCTTCGCCTCGCGAAGCGGCGCCTCATTTTCTTCCAGCCGCTCGGGGATTTTTCGCCGCTGCTCCTTGAGATCGGCGATCCGAAGGTCGAGTTTTTGCAATTCAATGAGGGGGGAAAGCTGTAGGTTCAACGGGCTCCTTGTGGGTTATGCGATACCGATGTCGACCGGACACCGTTCGCACGGAATTCATCGTGAGGCACTCAGGTTGGTGGGCCCACTAGGACTTGAACCTAGGACCAGCTGATTATGAGTCAGCCGCTCTAACCACCTGAGCTATGGGCCCAGCCCTGCGAGCCAGTACACTGAACATAGTCCGCCTGATGCGATGGCCTATGCCAACCGGCCCTGGGAGATGCACACGCCACCCACACCTGGTTCGAGCGGGCTCGATTCTAGGCTGCCGCTTAAGCAGAGTCAAACCACCCGTGGCTGGGCGCCTAGAGGCTCTCCACAAAACTGCGCAACTTCTTGCTGCGACTCGGATGTCGGAGCTTGCGCAAGGCTTTCGCTTCGATCTGCCGGATGCGCTCACGTGTCACTTCAAAGTCCTGCCCCACTTCCTCAAGAGTATGATCGGTGGCCTCGCCGATCCCGAACCGCTTGCGCAAGACCTTTTCCTCTCGAGGCGTGAGGGTTTCCAGCGCGCCGTTGATCTGGCGTTGCAAGTCATACCGAATGGCCGCTTCCAACGGCGAGACCGCCTTCTTGTCCTCGATAAAGTCGCCCAAGTGACTGTCTTCTTCCTCGCCGATCGGGGTTTCGAGGGAAATCGGTTCGCGCGCAATTTTCAGGATTTTTCGGACCTTGTCGAGCGGCAAGTCCATGCGCTCGGCGATCTCTTCCGGGGTCGGTTCGCGACCGAGCTTCTGCACCAGATGGCGTGAGGTCCGGATCAGCTTGTTGATCGTTTCGATCATATGGACCGGAATGCGGATCGTCCGGGCTTGGTCGGCAATGGCACGAGTGATCGCCTGCCGGATCCACCAGGTGGCGTAGGTGCTGAATTTGTACCCGCGCTTGTACTCAAACTTGTCGACCGCCTTCATGAGGCCGATGTTCCCCTCTTGGATCAGATCCAGAAACTGCAGACCCCGGTTCGTGTACTTCTTGGCGATACTCACGACCAACCGCAGGTTGGCTTCGACAAGCTCCGCCTTTCCTCGCTTCACTTTTTCTTCGGCCACATCGAGATGCTTGACCGCGTCCTTAATTTCTTCGGCAGAAATCAGCGCCTCTTCCGTCTCAAGTTGGCGAATCCGGCCCTTGGCTGCCTGATAGTGCTTCTTGATGTCCTGCAGCACCTCTTCAGAGAGGCTGGTCCGCCGTTTGACCGCCAGAAGATCCTTGTGTGTCCGGCACAACCGCCGCAAGAGCTCCGCACCGGCTTCACCGCCGACGCCCAACCGGCGTTGACAGCTCGTGACTTCACGTTCTGCTTGGCGAAACAGCAGATTGAGGTCCCGAACCCGCTGCGTCATCCGGTCTTTCAACACACCGTGCAGATTGACCGACTCCATCTTGTCGACGACCTGCCCGCGCACCGTATCGATCTGTTTGCGCAGTTTCTTCTGCTTCTCAGGATCGGCGCCCAC from Nitrospira sp. ND1 includes the following:
- a CDS encoding M48 family metallopeptidase; translation: MEAQQKMVRRRTSMMRSNMLCLAGVVVAMLVTTGCQTNPYTGRWQLMMMPMSQETQMGAQAYAEVKNDPKMKQSTDPREIEPVKRVAARVIEAAKRSKYSEMANQFEWEVTVIKDDKTMNAFALPGGKIAVYTGIFPVAKTEAGLAAVMGHEVVHALARHGGERMSQNTLAQTTLQAIGIALGVSGANPVVSQGAMAALGVGAQVGVLLPFSRKHESEADYVGVLLAADAGYDPRESIQLWMRMGELSGGKSASEFMSTHPSHETRIEQLEEWMSEAMPIYQSKPPAPNHELPALR
- the rnhC gene encoding ribonuclease HIII — protein: MPAATSLSSLNRIGIDESGKGDYFGPLVIAAVFVTPALEQDLALMQVRDSKKISDGRILELAPDIRLLCPHSLVAIGPQRYNELYAKIKNLNRLLAWGHARALENLLQQVECDLAIADQFGDERLILNALQVKGKQIRLVQRTKAESDLAVAAASILARAEFLQRLDRLSQELNTTLPKGASPAVELAGRMVVKKYGRDRLGTVAKLHFKTTKQVLGET
- a CDS encoding zinc ribbon domain-containing protein produces the protein MNLQLSPLIELQKLDLRIADLKEQRRKIPERLEENEAPLREAKRLFREASASVESLVKDRRGHEKDLEAHEDRIGKMKDRAAQLKTNQEYQAHLFEVELANKKRGEIEEKILLAMEQIEQTQRTIVDVQAKLKESEALFIKEKAKLDEKDRLLATELAELEVKQKHLSGQVEKSLLARYNKLKTTRKEQALALIKDGICVGCRLQLPPQLVSQVKRGEDVHTCPYCYRMLYWEGDPATEAKGTVDHDQAKNLEVGESF
- the rpoD gene encoding RNA polymerase sigma factor RpoD, which encodes MPKQELLGEVKKLINLGKEKGFLTYDDLNSTLPADVVSSDQFSTIMTMFGEMDIEIVESAETERAPKAAEGEEAIEESEEAEASEENEKEIDLTPGALSRTDDPVRLYLKEMGSVALLSREGEIEIAKRIEEGKKDIATVVYGLPMTLEFVLNLRDQLKNGKIDVREIVPVVETEEDFEEEAVEKDYEELRVKTLDSLNAVRKVSASLKDLYDKARHVGADPEKQKKLRKQIDTVRGQVVDKMESVNLHGVLKDRMTQRVRDLNLLFRQAEREVTSCQRRLGVGGEAGAELLRRLCRTHKDLLAVKRRTSLSEEVLQDIKKHYQAAKGRIRQLETEEALISAEEIKDAVKHLDVAEEKVKRGKAELVEANLRLVVSIAKKYTNRGLQFLDLIQEGNIGLMKAVDKFEYKRGYKFSTYATWWIRQAITRAIADQARTIRIPVHMIETINKLIRTSRHLVQKLGREPTPEEIAERMDLPLDKVRKILKIAREPISLETPIGEEEDSHLGDFIEDKKAVSPLEAAIRYDLQRQINGALETLTPREEKVLRKRFGIGEATDHTLEEVGQDFEVTRERIRQIEAKALRKLRHPSRSKKLRSFVESL